In a genomic window of Rhopalosiphum maidis isolate BTI-1 chromosome 4, ASM367621v3, whole genome shotgun sequence:
- the LOC113561227 gene encoding uncharacterized protein LOC113561227 isoform X2 → MSSSNSTKDTVLQLSVGKLNGGQKIRHSYKSIIVRWKIKKLINYKENHLFHDHCDVLFNIIPLVPNIS, encoded by the exons ATGAGCAGCTCAAATTCAACAAAAGATACAGTGTTACAACTAAGTGTGGGAAAATTGAACGGTGGTCAGAAAATACGTCACAGTTATAAATCGATCATCGTACGATGG aaaattaaaaaacttatcaaTTACAaggaaaatcatttatttcatgATCATTGTGATgtgttgtttaatattataccattggtACCTAACATATCATAA
- the LOC113561227 gene encoding uncharacterized protein LOC113561227 isoform X1, with the protein MSSSNSTKDTVLQLSVGKLNGGQKIRHSYKSIIVRWFRKLKNLSITRKIIYFMIIVMCCLILYHWYLTYHNRDNQVQRYKTDKNLKNSPYNNINYEEFEKDHKLNIDAMQRKK; encoded by the exons ATGAGCAGCTCAAATTCAACAAAAGATACAGTGTTACAACTAAGTGTGGGAAAATTGAACGGTGGTCAGAAAATACGTCACAGTTATAAATCGATCATCGTACGATGG ttcagaaaattaaaaaacttatcaaTTACAaggaaaatcatttatttcatgATCATTGTGATgtgttgtttaatattataccattggtACCTAACATATCATAATCGAGACAATCAAGTGCAACGATACAAGACcgacaaaaacttaaaaaactcACCATATAACAACATCAATTACGAAGAATTTGAAAAGGatcataaacttaatattgatGCAATGCAAAGAAAAAAGtaa